A section of the Alkalihalobacillus sp. LMS39 genome encodes:
- a CDS encoding TIGR02530 family flagellar biosynthesis protein: METKIHSHHLHQLPKLPGKHVTKHVQPSKFASLLHSQLEQTEELKISKHAQKRMDERGIEIAEQRWTVIEGKLKEAREKGIHDSLVLMEEAALVVSVKNNTVITALDRAEASSQIFTNINGTIII; the protein is encoded by the coding sequence ATGGAAACAAAAATCCACTCACACCATTTGCATCAATTACCGAAGCTTCCAGGAAAACATGTGACAAAGCATGTGCAACCTTCTAAATTCGCATCATTGCTTCATTCTCAACTTGAACAAACAGAGGAACTCAAAATAAGTAAACATGCTCAAAAGCGAATGGATGAGCGAGGAATTGAAATAGCTGAACAACGATGGACAGTCATCGAAGGAAAGCTAAAGGAAGCACGTGAAAAAGGCATTCATGACTCTTTAGTATTAATGGAGGAAGCGGCATTAGTTGTAAGTGTGAAAAACAATACCGTGATTACGGCATTAGACCGGGCTGAGGCAAGTTCGCAAATTTTTACAAATATTAATGGCACAATCATTATTT